A region of Streptomyces sp. R44 DNA encodes the following proteins:
- a CDS encoding mucoidy inhibitor MuiA family protein, whose product MFTEPQPIALPVTAVTCLEDRAHVERTAVLDLDAGVQRLRLGPVGALAVDRTLHAELTSDHPATVLDVRIVREWTPRGPVPPGEEDSALRHREHALEEERLAVEQHRDRLRGRLDLLGRLAADLLREIGEGAGFGESEGPRWGRELDRVDAERETYGEELRTVEARLTALTAELAGIRRAMELAEEEPAELVAHVELTVEAAAAGPVRLRLSHLTPCALWRPAYRAVLDGGSLTLETDAMVWQRTGEDWSDVRLTLSTARSSLATEPPRLVEDRLTLKDRSAAERRTIDVELREEEIATLGPAPVVGLPGVDDGGEARVLHSPAPVSVPSDGRAHRVPISSFRAPAGGEYACSPELSPLVTQVVRCENLSGHALLAGPVDLVRGGGFIGRGTLDFTAPGALTELAFGSRDDFRVLRRTEESRDTTGLTQRTVVTRTVRLHVSRFSAPGEEEGRVVVLRERIPVSEVSAVDVRLRAEACTPAPDEVDDEGIVRWTVRMPPGGRRTVTLVYELSATAKVAGL is encoded by the coding sequence ATGTTCACGGAACCGCAGCCGATCGCCCTTCCCGTCACCGCCGTCACCTGTCTGGAGGACCGCGCCCATGTCGAGCGCACCGCCGTGCTCGACCTGGACGCCGGCGTCCAGCGCCTGCGCCTCGGACCGGTCGGCGCGCTCGCCGTCGACCGCACCCTCCACGCCGAGCTGACCTCCGACCACCCTGCCACCGTCCTCGACGTACGGATCGTCCGCGAGTGGACGCCGCGCGGACCGGTGCCGCCCGGCGAGGAGGACTCCGCCCTCCGTCACCGCGAGCACGCCCTCGAAGAGGAGCGGCTCGCCGTGGAGCAGCACCGCGACCGGCTGCGGGGCCGCCTCGACCTGCTCGGCCGGCTCGCCGCCGACCTGCTGCGGGAGATCGGCGAGGGGGCCGGGTTCGGCGAGTCCGAAGGTCCCCGCTGGGGACGTGAGCTGGACCGCGTGGACGCCGAGCGCGAGACGTACGGCGAGGAACTCCGTACCGTCGAGGCCCGGCTGACGGCCCTCACCGCCGAACTCGCCGGGATCCGGCGGGCGATGGAGCTCGCCGAGGAGGAGCCCGCCGAGCTCGTCGCCCATGTCGAGCTGACGGTGGAGGCGGCGGCCGCAGGGCCCGTACGGCTGCGGCTGAGCCATCTGACCCCGTGTGCCCTGTGGCGGCCCGCCTACCGGGCCGTGCTCGACGGGGGCTCGCTGACCCTGGAGACGGACGCCATGGTGTGGCAGCGCACCGGGGAGGACTGGTCGGACGTACGGCTGACGCTGTCGACCGCGCGGTCCTCGCTCGCCACCGAGCCGCCGCGGCTCGTCGAGGACCGGCTGACGCTCAAGGACCGCAGCGCGGCGGAGCGCCGCACGATCGACGTCGAACTGCGCGAGGAGGAGATCGCGACGCTCGGCCCGGCGCCGGTGGTCGGTCTGCCGGGCGTGGACGACGGCGGCGAGGCGCGGGTCCTGCACTCCCCCGCGCCGGTCTCCGTGCCTTCGGACGGCCGGGCCCACCGGGTGCCGATCTCCTCCTTCCGTGCGCCCGCGGGCGGCGAGTACGCCTGCTCGCCCGAACTGTCCCCGCTGGTCACGCAGGTGGTGCGGTGCGAGAACCTGTCCGGCCACGCGCTGCTCGCCGGGCCCGTGGACCTGGTCCGGGGCGGCGGCTTCATCGGCCGGGGAACGCTGGACTTCACCGCGCCGGGCGCCCTCACCGAACTGGCCTTCGGCAGCCGGGACGACTTCCGGGTGCTCCGGCGCACCGAGGAGTCCCGTGACACCACCGGCCTCACCCAGCGGACGGTGGTCACCCGCACGGTCCGGCTCCATGTCTCCCGGTTCTCCGCCCCCGGGGAGGAGGAGGGCCGGGTCGTGGTCCTGCGGGAGCGGATTCCCGTCTCCGAGGTGTCGGCGGTGGACGTGCGCCTGCGCGCCGAGGCCTGCACTCCGGCGCCCGACGAGGTCGACGACGAGGGGATCGTCCGCTGGACCGTGCGCATGCCGCCCGGCGGCCGCCGTACGGTCACCCTGGTGTACGAGCTGTCGGCGACGGCCAAGGTCGCGGGGCTCTGA
- a CDS encoding DUF4139 domain-containing protein: MTVGAEQRWESGLDSVVVYAQGALCRRLARGTVPPDGRVRVTGLPRSLDPGSLRARVLGGTGVRVTEARVEVEAEPYAEGAPDALRREVERLREAHEAARARRDRHQALIGEVGGLRPVPPPRKREDPHRRTPVDAWLDLADFVDERLAGLYARLAELDEAVRLAAHAREVAQDRLHRASTDAPSAHVATSVCAVLTLDGAGDAEKAELELEYGVPGAVWVPTYRLTHRQGDGSGRLVLRASVAQRTGEDWSGVRLALATADLRRRTDLPALRSIRIGRRQSAPAPSGWREPPAGLADLFTGYEAAGPAPFRGGSAVGAAAAGSAPVPVAAPAPAPVPAPPPPPAFTGPPQPGGAYGSAPEAFGGMVPGVARAAAPRPAGRPRAGGGAGFGARPPQAPAPQAPAAPGAAAPPPPPPAGPPQPSGAELDYAALVLSGPEEPGARRGRLFPRTSSDAVADEYRRRAEAVAGLPLPRHAVRPRTSAGSFDHRFDAAARADVPSDGTWHTVTVGEIPVVLHTEHLCVPSVEQTVYATLVVSNTTRQALLAGPVEVTVDDDHLLTAALPTLAAGGVRRLGLGPAEGVRVTRRTHLKESTAGLRNNITVLDHRVHVELANRLAGPVTVEVHERVPVSSEPDVRIEERADWTAPEDGTAPEHHAPGTRVWRVELPAGGTAALDGGFEIRIPAGKALVDGNRRS; encoded by the coding sequence ATGACGGTCGGTGCGGAGCAGAGGTGGGAGTCGGGTCTCGACTCGGTCGTGGTGTACGCGCAGGGCGCGCTCTGCCGGCGCCTGGCCCGGGGCACGGTCCCGCCGGACGGACGGGTGCGGGTGACGGGGCTGCCCCGCTCGCTCGACCCCGGTTCGCTGCGGGCCCGGGTCCTGGGCGGCACCGGGGTGCGGGTCACCGAGGCGCGGGTGGAGGTCGAGGCGGAGCCGTACGCCGAGGGTGCTCCCGACGCACTGCGGCGCGAGGTCGAGCGGCTGCGCGAGGCGCACGAGGCGGCGCGGGCGCGCCGTGACCGGCATCAGGCCCTGATCGGGGAGGTCGGCGGGCTGCGCCCGGTCCCGCCGCCCCGCAAGCGCGAGGACCCGCACCGCCGTACCCCCGTCGACGCGTGGCTGGATCTCGCCGACTTCGTCGACGAGCGGCTGGCGGGTCTCTACGCCCGCCTCGCCGAGCTCGACGAGGCGGTCCGGCTCGCCGCGCACGCGCGGGAGGTCGCCCAGGACCGGCTCCACCGTGCCTCCACCGACGCGCCTTCGGCCCATGTCGCGACCTCGGTCTGCGCCGTGCTGACCCTCGACGGGGCCGGGGACGCGGAGAAGGCCGAGCTGGAGCTGGAGTACGGCGTGCCGGGTGCCGTCTGGGTGCCGACGTACCGCCTCACCCACCGTCAGGGCGACGGCAGCGGCCGCCTTGTGCTGCGTGCCTCGGTGGCCCAGCGGACCGGCGAGGACTGGTCGGGGGTGCGCCTCGCCCTGGCCACCGCCGACCTGCGGCGCCGCACCGATCTGCCGGCGCTCCGCTCGATCCGGATCGGACGCCGTCAGTCCGCGCCCGCGCCCTCCGGCTGGCGGGAGCCCCCGGCGGGGCTCGCCGACCTGTTCACCGGGTACGAGGCGGCGGGCCCGGCGCCCTTCCGCGGCGGTTCCGCGGTGGGAGCCGCCGCGGCCGGTTCGGCGCCCGTTCCCGTGGCGGCACCCGCACCCGCACCCGTACCGGCACCGCCTCCGCCGCCGGCGTTCACCGGGCCGCCGCAGCCCGGTGGGGCGTACGGCTCCGCTCCGGAGGCCTTCGGGGGCATGGTGCCGGGCGTCGCGCGGGCCGCGGCCCCGCGACCGGCCGGCCGGCCGCGCGCCGGTGGCGGGGCCGGCTTCGGAGCCCGCCCGCCCCAGGCCCCCGCACCCCAGGCCCCGGCGGCTCCGGGCGCGGCGGCGCCACCGCCGCCACCGCCGGCGGGCCCGCCGCAGCCGAGCGGCGCCGAACTCGACTACGCCGCCCTCGTGCTGTCCGGTCCCGAGGAGCCGGGCGCTCGCCGTGGCCGGTTGTTCCCCCGTACCTCCTCCGACGCGGTGGCCGACGAATACCGGCGCCGCGCCGAGGCGGTGGCCGGGCTGCCGCTGCCCCGGCACGCGGTGCGCCCGCGTACGTCGGCGGGTTCGTTCGACCACCGCTTCGACGCCGCCGCCCGTGCCGACGTGCCCTCGGACGGCACCTGGCACACCGTCACCGTCGGCGAGATCCCGGTCGTCCTGCACACCGAGCACCTCTGTGTGCCCTCGGTGGAGCAGACCGTGTACGCGACCCTCGTCGTCTCCAACACCACCCGCCAGGCACTGCTCGCGGGCCCGGTCGAGGTCACCGTCGACGACGACCACCTGCTGACCGCCGCGCTGCCCACGCTCGCGGCCGGCGGCGTCCGCCGGCTGGGCCTCGGGCCCGCCGAGGGCGTCCGCGTCACGCGCCGCACGCACCTGAAGGAGTCGACGGCGGGGCTGCGCAACAACATCACCGTGCTCGACCACCGCGTCCACGTGGAGCTGGCGAACCGCCTGGCGGGGCCGGTCACCGTCGAGGTCCACGAGCGGGTGCCGGTCTCCTCCGAGCCGGACGTCCGCATCGAGGAACGCGCCGACTGGACGGCGCCCGAGGACGGCACCGCGCCGGAGCACCACGCCCCGGGCACCCGCGTCTGGCGGGTGGAGCTGCCCGCCGGGGGCACCGCCGCGCTCGACGGCGGCTTCGAGATCCGCATCCCGGCCGGCAAGGCCCTGGTCGACGGCAACCGCAGGAGCTGA
- a CDS encoding dienelactone hydrolase family protein gives MTLCPTRRADAAALLVRSAPAAPTAAVLLLHGGRAEGPEPPPALNLPALRMRPFVGAVTRAVRGRGVLVAEVRYRHRGWNGARADAAQDAETALARLREQVGSVPVVLLGHSMGGRAALRAAGDPAVRGVVALAPWCPADEPVDHLGGRRLYLLHDETDRVTSARQSWEFVRRAREAGADAAGIPMPTGGHAMLRGADLWHRRAAELTAALLSHG, from the coding sequence ATGACCCTGTGCCCCACCCGCCGTGCCGACGCGGCCGCGCTCCTCGTCCGCAGCGCGCCCGCCGCGCCCACCGCCGCCGTGCTGCTGCTCCACGGCGGCCGCGCCGAGGGGCCGGAGCCGCCGCCCGCCCTCAACCTGCCGGCGCTGCGGATGCGCCCCTTCGTCGGCGCGGTGACCCGGGCCGTCCGGGGCCGGGGCGTGCTCGTCGCCGAGGTGCGCTACCGCCACCGCGGCTGGAACGGCGCACGCGCGGACGCCGCCCAGGACGCCGAGACGGCGCTCGCGCGGCTCCGGGAGCAGGTCGGGTCCGTGCCCGTCGTGCTCCTCGGTCACTCCATGGGCGGCCGGGCCGCCCTCCGCGCGGCGGGCGACCCCGCCGTGCGCGGAGTGGTCGCCCTCGCGCCGTGGTGCCCCGCCGACGAGCCCGTGGACCACCTCGGCGGCCGGCGGCTCTACCTCCTCCACGACGAGACCGACCGGGTCACCTCGGCCCGCCAGTCCTGGGAGTTCGTCCGCCGGGCCAGGGAGGCGGGCGCCGACGCGGCGGGCATCCCGATGCCGACGGGCGGCCACGCCATGCTCCGGGGCGCGGACCTCTGGCACCGGCGCGCGGCCGAACTCACCGCGGCGCTGCTCTCCCACGGCTGA
- a CDS encoding SchA/CurD-like domain-containing protein: MTTTARISQSVFDGSRLRVILLLDLYDGAQQQFLEAYEVMRKQVAGVPGHISDQLCQSIENPSQWLITSEWESAPPFLAWVNSEEHVEMVKPMHSCVRDTRSMRYSILRETGAQRPLTPETAAGEQVAARVGDGVTRHALTFTVKPGSESKVAELLAGYESPAAQVDENTRLRRTSLFMHGNRVVRAVEVEGDLLSALRHVARQPGVRAVEEAINPYLEQDRDLTDPESARVFFTRAALPAVHHVVAARPEPADLRRHALYYPAEEGRGSDLARLLAEQDAEAAVDPDSPVYGSTVFQRDDVVVRLVDVEGDLDLDPVAALGVKGAGKAKALQRLLDGPAIGVEGSLETERNLNRLLSHADMLPVTDRRAADS, from the coding sequence ATGACCACCACGGCACGCATATCGCAGTCGGTGTTCGACGGGTCCAGGCTGCGGGTGATCCTGCTGCTCGACCTGTACGACGGAGCCCAGCAGCAGTTCCTCGAAGCGTACGAGGTCATGCGCAAGCAGGTGGCCGGCGTCCCCGGCCACATCAGCGACCAGCTCTGCCAGTCCATCGAGAACCCCTCGCAGTGGCTCATCACCAGCGAATGGGAGAGCGCCCCGCCCTTCCTCGCCTGGGTGAACAGCGAGGAACACGTCGAGATGGTCAAGCCCATGCACAGCTGCGTCCGGGACACCCGGTCCATGCGCTACAGCATCCTCCGGGAGACCGGCGCACAGCGGCCCCTCACCCCGGAGACGGCCGCCGGCGAGCAGGTGGCGGCCCGCGTCGGCGACGGAGTGACCCGCCACGCGCTCACGTTCACCGTCAAGCCCGGCTCCGAGTCGAAGGTCGCCGAGCTCCTGGCCGGATACGAGTCGCCCGCGGCCCAGGTCGACGAGAACACCCGGCTGCGCCGCACCTCGCTGTTCATGCACGGCAACCGGGTCGTGCGGGCCGTCGAGGTGGAGGGCGACCTCCTGTCCGCGCTGCGGCACGTCGCCCGGCAGCCCGGCGTGCGGGCCGTCGAGGAGGCCATCAACCCCTACCTGGAGCAGGACCGGGACCTCACCGACCCCGAGTCGGCCCGCGTCTTCTTCACCCGGGCGGCCCTGCCCGCCGTGCACCACGTGGTCGCCGCCCGCCCCGAGCCGGCCGACCTGCGGCGCCACGCCCTGTACTACCCGGCCGAGGAAGGCCGCGGTTCGGACCTGGCCCGGCTCCTCGCCGAGCAGGACGCGGAGGCGGCCGTCGACCCCGACAGCCCCGTCTACGGCAGCACCGTCTTCCAGCGCGACGACGTCGTGGTGCGCCTCGTCGACGTCGAGGGCGACCTCGACCTCGATCCCGTGGCCGCCCTCGGCGTCAAGGGCGCCGGCAAGGCCAAGGCGCTGCAGCGCCTCCTCGACGGGCCCGCGATCGGCGTGGAGGGGTCGCTGGAGACCGAGCGCAACCTCAACCGGCTGCTGTCGCACGCCGACATGCTGCCCGTCACCGACCGCCGCGCGGCCGACTCCTGA
- a CDS encoding FAD-dependent oxidoreductase has protein sequence MNRSEATGEIGHRTPVLIVGGSLVGLSTSLFLGRLGVPHTLVERHAGTSIHPRGRGNNVRTMEVFRGAGVRERIHEAARTLSANNGIFQAPSLAGDDGEWLFREIDPGGGLARFSPAEWCLCSQNDLEPVLLRTARELGGDLRYSTELMSFEQDAEGVTARVKSRETGEHTTVRADYLVAADGPRSPIREQLGIGQTGPGDLFHNVSITFESRDLAAVVGDRRFIVCYLTTPEGDGALLPVDNAERWVFHAPWHPEHGETLEEFTDERCREHIRRAVGVPDLHVEITGRAPWHAAERIAERYADGRVFLAGDSAHEMPPTGAFGSNTGIQDAHNLAWKLAAVLGGWAGPELLASYDAERRPVAEATSARASSRSVEHSHPGYAPGPGAGGKRGGILNVALGYRYPQGAVLGADPAVPVVPDGLRLTGEPGSRAPHLWLNRAGERISTLDLYEKSPVLLTTAGAVGGWYSAAARVAERLAVPLASYRIGDGPDADLSPSDGEDWAEAHGVTVNGAVLVRPDGFVAWRSEGTSEDPESELRAALTAVLGLGSRPDAR, from the coding sequence ATGAACCGAAGCGAAGCGACCGGTGAGATCGGACATCGCACGCCCGTCCTCATCGTGGGCGGCTCCCTGGTGGGGCTGTCCACCTCGCTCTTCCTGGGCCGTCTCGGCGTGCCGCACACGCTCGTCGAGCGCCATGCGGGCACGTCGATCCACCCGCGGGGCCGCGGGAACAACGTGCGCACCATGGAGGTGTTCCGCGGCGCGGGGGTCCGGGAGCGGATCCACGAGGCCGCGAGGACCCTGTCGGCGAACAACGGGATCTTCCAGGCGCCGAGCCTGGCGGGTGACGACGGCGAGTGGCTGTTCCGGGAGATCGATCCCGGCGGTGGCCTCGCGCGGTTCAGTCCCGCCGAATGGTGCCTGTGCAGCCAGAACGATCTCGAACCCGTGCTGCTGCGGACCGCGCGGGAGCTGGGCGGGGATCTGCGGTACTCGACCGAGCTGATGTCGTTCGAGCAGGACGCCGAAGGGGTGACGGCGCGGGTCAAGAGCCGGGAGACCGGTGAGCACACCACCGTCCGGGCGGACTACCTCGTCGCGGCGGACGGCCCCCGCAGCCCCATCCGGGAGCAGCTCGGCATCGGGCAGACGGGGCCGGGGGACCTGTTCCACAACGTGAGCATCACGTTCGAGTCGCGCGATCTGGCGGCGGTCGTCGGCGACCGGCGCTTCATCGTCTGCTACCTCACGACCCCGGAGGGCGACGGCGCTCTCCTGCCGGTGGACAACGCCGAGCGATGGGTGTTCCACGCCCCCTGGCACCCCGAACACGGCGAAACGCTGGAGGAGTTCACCGACGAGCGGTGCAGGGAGCACATCCGGCGCGCCGTGGGCGTGCCGGATCTGCACGTGGAGATCACGGGCAGGGCCCCGTGGCACGCGGCGGAGCGGATCGCCGAACGGTACGCGGACGGGCGGGTGTTCCTCGCCGGCGACTCGGCCCACGAGATGCCGCCCACGGGGGCGTTCGGCTCCAACACCGGCATCCAGGACGCGCACAACCTCGCCTGGAAGCTCGCGGCGGTACTGGGCGGCTGGGCCGGCCCCGAGCTGCTCGCGTCCTACGACGCGGAGCGCAGGCCGGTCGCGGAGGCGACGAGCGCCCGTGCCTCCTCGCGTTCGGTCGAGCACAGCCACCCGGGGTACGCCCCGGGGCCGGGCGCGGGCGGGAAGCGGGGCGGGATCCTCAACGTGGCGCTGGGGTACCGCTATCCGCAGGGCGCGGTGCTCGGCGCGGACCCGGCGGTGCCGGTCGTGCCGGACGGGCTCCGTCTGACGGGCGAGCCGGGCAGCCGCGCGCCGCACCTCTGGCTGAACCGGGCGGGTGAACGGATCTCCACCCTGGATCTGTACGAGAAGTCTCCGGTGCTGCTGACCACGGCGGGTGCCGTCGGCGGCTGGTACTCGGCGGCGGCCCGGGTCGCCGAGCGCCTCGCGGTGCCCCTCGCGTCGTACCGGATCGGCGACGGGCCGGACGCGGACCTCTCCCCCTCGGACGGCGAGGACTGGGCGGAGGCCCATGGCGTCACCGTGAACGGAGCGGTGCTGGTGCGCCCGGACGGTTTCGTCGCCTGGCGGTCCGAGGGGACGTCGGAGGACCCGGAATCGGAGCTGAGGGCCGCCCTCACGGCCGTACTCGGCCTCGGGTCCCGGCCGGACGCCCGCTGA
- a CDS encoding TerD family protein, protein MTKGSNGFVPSVPLRIAVRGGVDAMALLLTEAGKVRGDGDVVFHGAPVHPSGAVRLAQVAGAAEAGTAWVEVGLTAVEEQIARVLLVGSTEHGAMRDAAGLSVEAFAPDGTSVARYDVTDAAGETAMVLAELYRRAGGWKFRAVGQGWATGLAGLATDHGVDVAESGGSTAPTAPQAPPAPAPAPAPAPLPAPAPAPAVPTPAPAPAFAPPPAAVAPAAPPPFAVPAAPVPPAAVPPSAVPPASAPPMAPVPPVTAGWWTYGPVFEPYTETGRDNDVITVAGLPPGPVVVQLDISGDGYTGLWVLDRRNKEEDNLVNSTEEDFHGSLLATVPANGPLRLKLQAEGPWQVRVSPLAAAPRLTEEEAPYRGPQVLLHTGGVADMAVHYRGDDNLIVHVYELAGHDDHTTLPRYENVVNEIGKRRETVPLPEGPLVVQFEMADGPWRARLKHLQPPTRPLPPAPPGAPAPVPFAAPGDPAWPDKQSGSATRKNWFTRGR, encoded by the coding sequence ATGACCAAGGGAAGCAACGGATTCGTTCCGTCCGTGCCGTTGAGGATCGCGGTGCGCGGGGGCGTGGACGCCATGGCACTGCTGCTCACCGAGGCGGGGAAGGTCAGGGGCGACGGGGACGTCGTCTTCCACGGCGCCCCGGTGCATCCCTCAGGAGCGGTCCGGCTCGCGCAAGTGGCGGGGGCGGCGGAGGCCGGCACGGCATGGGTCGAGGTCGGCCTCACCGCCGTGGAGGAGCAGATCGCCCGCGTGCTGCTCGTGGGTTCGACGGAGCACGGCGCGATGAGGGACGCCGCCGGCCTTTCGGTGGAGGCCTTCGCACCCGACGGCACCTCGGTCGCGCGCTACGACGTCACCGACGCCGCCGGGGAGACGGCGATGGTCCTCGCCGAGCTCTACCGCCGGGCGGGCGGATGGAAGTTCCGCGCCGTGGGCCAGGGTTGGGCCACCGGGCTCGCCGGTCTGGCCACGGACCACGGCGTGGACGTGGCCGAGTCCGGCGGGTCGACGGCACCGACCGCGCCGCAGGCGCCCCCGGCGCCGGCGCCGGCTCCCGCGCCGGCTCCTCTGCCCGCGCCGGCTCCCGCGCCCGCGGTGCCGACGCCGGCTCCCGCGCCTGCTTTCGCTCCTCCGCCCGCAGCGGTCGCGCCCGCGGCGCCCCCGCCCTTCGCGGTCCCCGCAGCGCCGGTCCCTCCCGCTGCGGTCCCGCCCTCGGCGGTCCCTCCCGCGTCGGCCCCTCCCATGGCGCCCGTCCCTCCCGTCACCGCCGGCTGGTGGACGTACGGGCCCGTCTTCGAGCCGTACACGGAGACAGGCCGGGACAACGACGTGATCACCGTGGCCGGCCTCCCGCCGGGTCCGGTCGTCGTCCAGCTCGACATCAGCGGCGACGGATACACCGGACTCTGGGTGCTCGACCGTCGCAACAAGGAGGAGGACAACCTCGTCAACAGCACCGAGGAGGACTTCCACGGCAGCCTCCTCGCCACCGTCCCGGCGAACGGCCCGCTGCGTCTCAAACTGCAGGCCGAGGGCCCCTGGCAGGTCCGGGTGTCGCCGCTGGCGGCCGCCCCTCGCCTGACGGAGGAGGAGGCCCCGTACCGCGGTCCCCAGGTGCTGCTGCACACGGGAGGCGTGGCCGACATGGCCGTCCACTACCGCGGCGACGACAACCTCATCGTCCACGTCTACGAACTCGCGGGGCACGACGACCACACGACCCTGCCGCGGTACGAGAACGTGGTCAACGAGATCGGCAAGCGGCGCGAGACCGTACCGCTGCCCGAGGGGCCCCTCGTCGTCCAGTTCGAGATGGCGGACGGCCCGTGGCGGGCACGGCTGAAGCACCTGCAGCCGCCGACCCGGCCGCTGCCCCCGGCGCCGCCGGGCGCGCCGGCACCCGTCCCGTTCGCCGCCCCCGGCGATCCGGCCTGGCCGGACAAGCAGTCCGGGTCCGCGACGAGGAAGAACTGGTTCACGCGAGGCCGGTGA
- a CDS encoding alpha-N-acetylglucosaminidase yields the protein MGSRLIRRCRDTFLVVVLAAVTAAAPGAPARSGSASAAAPAFDPGPARAALERLLPARAAQFTLVPVPETRSGDSFSVSGAAGAIQVRGTSPATLLTGVGWYLERVAGVDIGWPGDSVGRLPATLPAVPGTITRSASVPHRYALNDTDEGYSGAYRDFTSYQRDIDLMALHGVNEVFVPTGAEYPYYRALQGFGYGAEEVRAWIPGPAHQAWWLLQNMSGFGGPVSERLIEARAALGGRIAGHLRSLGMTPVLPGFFGTVPPGFADRNPGAVTVPQGKWVGFARPDWLDPTGPVFGELAAAYYRAQRDRFGDTALFKMDLLHEGGTPGPVDVARAAGAVQEALDTAHPGATWVMLGWQNNPSAALLSGVDRSRVLIVDGLSDRYEGLDREKQWGGTSYAFGSIANFGGHTSLGANTGVWVDRFRTWLTRSDSALSGIAYLPEGTGGNPAAFDLFTELAWEPDPIDHRAWFAAYAARRYGGADPHAAAAWEQLRLGPYSGTSGTWSEPQDSLFTARPSLTASKAARWSPTAMRYDAGTVERALSELLQVAPELRTSDAYRFDVVDVARQALTNRGRALLPRVKAAYDAKDLEGFRALVREWNADEELLGRLVSSDRRFLIGPWLADARSWGADADEKDRLEYDARSILTTWADRGPSESGGLHDYANREWAGLVQDVYAPRWAAYFASLDTALVRGTAPVAIDWFARDDAWARGRQGYPTVPTGDPVALAEEVGAALALASTAAHP from the coding sequence ATGGGCAGCCGCCTGATCCGTCGTTGCCGTGACACCTTCCTCGTCGTGGTGCTCGCCGCCGTGACCGCCGCCGCGCCCGGCGCGCCGGCCCGCTCGGGCAGCGCCTCCGCCGCCGCGCCCGCCTTCGATCCGGGGCCCGCCCGGGCGGCCCTGGAGCGCCTGCTGCCCGCCCGGGCCGCGCAGTTCACCCTGGTCCCCGTGCCGGAGACCCGCTCCGGGGACTCCTTCTCGGTCTCCGGCGCGGCGGGCGCGATCCAGGTGCGGGGCACCTCGCCGGCCACGCTGCTCACCGGGGTGGGCTGGTATCTGGAGCGGGTCGCCGGGGTCGACATCGGATGGCCGGGCGACAGCGTGGGCCGGCTGCCGGCCACGCTCCCCGCGGTCCCGGGCACGATCACCCGCTCGGCGAGCGTGCCGCACCGGTACGCCCTGAACGACACCGACGAGGGGTACTCCGGCGCGTACCGCGACTTCACCTCGTACCAGCGCGACATCGATCTGATGGCGCTGCACGGCGTGAACGAGGTCTTCGTGCCGACCGGGGCCGAATACCCGTACTACCGGGCACTCCAGGGGTTCGGCTACGGCGCGGAGGAGGTGCGGGCCTGGATCCCGGGTCCCGCGCATCAGGCCTGGTGGCTGCTGCAGAACATGTCGGGCTTCGGGGGTCCGGTCTCCGAGCGGCTGATCGAGGCGCGGGCGGCTCTGGGAGGCCGGATCGCGGGGCACCTGCGCTCCCTGGGGATGACCCCGGTGCTTCCGGGCTTCTTCGGTACGGTGCCGCCCGGGTTCGCCGACCGGAACCCGGGGGCGGTCACGGTCCCGCAGGGCAAGTGGGTCGGGTTCGCCCGGCCCGACTGGCTGGATCCGACCGGACCCGTCTTCGGTGAACTGGCCGCCGCCTACTACCGGGCGCAGCGGGACCGGTTCGGTGACACCGCCCTGTTCAAGATGGACCTGCTGCACGAGGGCGGCACGCCCGGGCCGGTCGACGTGGCGCGGGCGGCGGGGGCCGTCCAGGAGGCCCTGGACACCGCGCACCCCGGGGCCACGTGGGTCATGCTGGGCTGGCAGAACAACCCGTCCGCGGCCCTCCTGAGCGGGGTGGACCGGAGCAGGGTGCTGATCGTCGACGGCCTCTCCGACCGGTACGAGGGGCTCGACCGCGAGAAGCAGTGGGGCGGTACGTCCTACGCGTTCGGTTCCATCGCCAACTTCGGCGGCCACACCAGCCTGGGCGCCAACACGGGCGTGTGGGTGGACCGTTTCCGTACGTGGCTGACCAGGTCCGACAGTGCGCTGAGCGGAATCGCCTACCTCCCCGAGGGCACCGGCGGGAACCCCGCGGCCTTCGACCTGTTCACCGAACTCGCCTGGGAGCCGGATCCGATCGACCACCGCGCCTGGTTCGCCGCCTACGCGGCCCGGCGCTACGGCGGTGCCGACCCGCACGCGGCCGCCGCCTGGGAGCAGTTGCGCCTCGGCCCGTACAGTGGGACCTCCGGTACGTGGAGCGAGCCGCAGGACAGCCTCTTCACGGCCCGGCCGAGCCTGACCGCGTCCAAGGCCGCACGCTGGAGCCCGACGGCCATGCGGTACGACGCCGGCACGGTGGAGCGCGCCCTGTCCGAACTGCTCCAGGTGGCGCCGGAGCTGCGGACCTCGGACGCGTACCGCTTCGACGTGGTGGACGTGGCACGCCAGGCGCTCACCAACCGGGGCCGGGCCCTGCTGCCGCGCGTCAAGGCCGCGTACGACGCGAAGGATCTGGAGGGCTTCCGGGCGCTGGTGCGCGAGTGGAACGCCGACGAGGAGCTGCTCGGACGGCTCGTCTCCTCCGACCGGCGTTTCCTGATCGGCCCGTGGCTCGCCGACGCCCGTTCCTGGGGCGCCGACGCGGACGAGAAGGACCGGCTCGAGTACGACGCCCGCTCGATCCTCACCACCTGGGCCGACCGGGGGCCGAGCGAGAGCGGCGGCCTGCACGACTACGCCAACCGCGAGTGGGCCGGTCTCGTCCAGGACGTGTACGCGCCGCGCTGGGCCGCGTACTTCGCGAGTCTCGACACCGCGCTCGTACGGGGCACGGCGCCGGTCGCGATCGACTGGTTCGCCCGGGACGACGCCTGGGCGCGCGGCCGCCAGGGCTACCCGACGGTGCCGACGGGCGACCCGGTCGCCCTGGCGGAGGAGGTGGGGGCGGCCCTGGCCCTGGCGTCCACGGCCGCGCACCCATGA